A single genomic interval of Terriglobales bacterium harbors:
- a CDS encoding 50S ribosomal protein L23 has protein sequence MKSAYQIIRRPIITEKGLGVKETEATLVFQVAPTATKTEIKEAVQSIFKVKVDTVRTSNFLGKERRRGRFAGYRPDWKKAYVKLKSGEKMPEYAQNL, from the coding sequence ATGAAGTCGGCTTACCAGATCATTCGGCGCCCCATCATCACGGAAAAAGGGCTAGGAGTGAAAGAGACTGAGGCGACACTGGTCTTCCAGGTGGCACCCACGGCGACCAAGACCGAGATTAAGGAAGCCGTGCAATCTATTTTTAAGGTGAAGGTGGATACGGTGCGCACTTCCAACTTTCTGGGCAAGGAGCGGCGGCGCGGACGTTTTGCGGGCTACCGCCCGGACTGGAAGAAGGCTTACGTAAAACTCAAGAGCGGCGAAAAGATGCCGGAGTACGCGCAGAACTTGTAG
- the rplD gene encoding 50S ribosomal protein L4: MASIDVFNLSGKKVGSFELSDEVFGAVNEDLLWEAVKQYRAAQRAGTHATKNRKLVSGSGKKLWKQKGTGRARVGSIRSPLWRHGGTVHGPQPRSYEYAFPRKKLLGALRSALAAKFADGKLTVVESFELKEPKTKEFRKALDALKSDGSTLVVEAAKVENRNLELSSRNLDGVELVRGNNVHPYHLLRYERAIFAKPALERLQDSLKSAASKRQKATTEAKPAAARKRARKTAEVA; this comes from the coding sequence ATGGCATCAATTGACGTTTTCAATTTGAGCGGCAAGAAGGTCGGCAGCTTCGAGCTGTCAGACGAAGTCTTTGGCGCAGTGAACGAAGACTTGCTCTGGGAAGCGGTGAAGCAGTATCGCGCAGCACAGCGCGCCGGCACCCATGCTACCAAGAACCGCAAGCTAGTTTCGGGATCGGGCAAGAAGCTGTGGAAACAGAAGGGAACCGGTCGCGCGCGTGTCGGATCCATTCGCTCGCCATTGTGGCGGCATGGCGGAACGGTGCATGGGCCGCAGCCCCGTTCTTATGAATACGCGTTTCCCAGGAAGAAGCTGCTGGGCGCATTGCGCTCGGCGCTGGCCGCGAAGTTTGCGGATGGCAAGCTGACGGTCGTGGAAAGTTTTGAACTAAAAGAGCCGAAGACCAAGGAGTTCCGCAAAGCGCTGGATGCCTTAAAAAGCGACGGCAGCACTCTTGTCGTAGAGGCAGCGAAAGTTGAGAACCGCAATCTGGAACTCAGCTCGCGCAACCTGGACGGTGTGGAACTGGTGCGGGGTAATAACGTCCATCCGTATCACTTGCTGCGATATGAGCGCGCGATCTTTGCTAAACCGGCGCTGGAGCGGTTGCAGGATTCGCTAAAGTCGGCCGCCTCGAAACGGCAGAAGGCAACCACAGAAGCCAAACCGGCTGCTGCGCGGAAGCGGGCGCGCAAGACGGCGGAGGTAGCGTAA